The following are encoded together in the Rhizoctonia solani chromosome 10, complete sequence genome:
- a CDS encoding Retrotransposable element Tf2 protein, whose product MLNGSSPQAGKIWKKAQLTFLIDGKRMTETFLVCNTGSHAAILGIKWLEHHNLEIDWNACTLFFPHKPPEYVAIAKEEEADKNPLEGVPPEYHQYAKVFGEEEFNKLLPHWHYNIGIKLMEEGPLNSPLYSMTNAKSAMLKDWLRDKLKAGKICPSKSSISSLVMFVPQKDGSCCLVVNYQRLNNQTKKNVYPLPCPDNLMAQLCGAKIFTKLDLQWGYNNVQVKEGDKWKTAFQTKYRLYKSLVMTFGLTNAPALFQHFMNELFKDLLDVCIIIYLDDILIYSKDDASHLQHVHEVLQQLMENQLFCKALKCTFHITSVEYLGIIVSDKGFSLDKLKIQAVQEWPVPTKVKEVQSFLGFANFLCRFVANFSHMAWPLHDLVKKDTPWKWDTKEQEAFQELKDAITNAPVLCHTNPAKPYFLETDASGAALGSILSHCQEDGCLHPLGFLSKSFKGAKQNYDTHNKELLAIIRSFEYWHIFLEGTEHPVTVFMDHWNLEYWKESWRFNCHHAQWHLLLAGYNFQIQSDHANIPPEPQSMLPDPLFANIALVMPEKELQHQIESSLDQDESLEEILQFLQNKSKAPPSIKHAFRDYQTEEGLLFYQGRIVVPDVGTLRTDLLQIFHNSPLAGHPGRQQTLELISCSYYWPGIWANTYWHVDSCKICQRICKPKYAPIPPQPLELPSWPWQHISYNMIVDLPKDGNHDSILIIVDSFTKYVILVECSKKLKVPELADLFLRHVWKKYRMLEKTVSDQGQVFNNKFLKALYQHLGIDPHYLLAYHPQSKHFLRAYSGINQGDWVKWLPMAEFAYNNVVHNATGKTPFKALHGWEPTLMPSNVPTNVPEADDLATQMESQWKEIELALRLSKSQMIAREEGSPLEFKIGEEAWLDARNLKLKTLSPRLPKKGRDNKRACENRPLPVTIDGEKEYKVEGITDMKKQDRKWFFRVKWKGYGSEENTWEPRENLKNAKKILKKFEKDMKEKALGAAKALRGGAVL is encoded by the exons atgctcaatgggtcaagcccccaggctggaaagatatggaagaaggcccaactaaccttcctaattgatggcaaacgtatGACAGAAACCTTCTTGGTCTGTAATACTGGGTCACATGCTGCTATTTTAGGAATTAAATGGCTGGAACACCATAATctggaaattgattggaatgcCTGTACATTGTTCTTCCCTCATAAACCCCCTGAATATGTGGCTATtgccaaggaagaggaagcagacaagaacccccttgaaggagtacccccagaataccaccaatatgccaaggtgtttggggaggaagaattcaacaaactcCTGCCTCATtggcattacaacattgggatCAAGCTtatggaagaaggccccctcaactcacccctctatagcatgaccaatgccaaaTCTGCTATGCttaaggactggctcagggacaagttgaaagctgggaagatctgTCCTAGCAAATCCTCCATTAGCTCCCTGGTAATGTTTGTGCCccagaaggatggttcctgtTGCCTGGTTGTCAACTAccagcgcctaaataaccAGACAAAGAAAAATGTTTACCCATTACCTTGCCCTGAcaaccttatggcccagctctgtggtgccaagatcttcactAAATTAGACCtgcaatggggttacaacaacgtccaagtcaaagaaggtgacaaatggaagactgcctTCCAAACAAAATACAGATTGTACAAATCCTtagtcatgacctttggccttaccaatgcccctgccttgttccaacacttcatgaatgaactATTTAAAGACCTGTTGGATGTTTGCATCATCATCTACTTAGATGACATCTTGATATATTCCAAAGATGATGCATCCCACTTGCAACATGTTCATGAAGTACTACAGCAGCTAATGGAAAACCAGCTCTTCTGCAAAGCGTTGaaatgcaccttccacatcacctctgtggaatacctgggaataaTTGTCTCTGACAAaggttttagcctggataagctcaaaattcAAGctgtccaagaatggccagtTCCAACCAAGGTAAAGGAAGTACAGTCCttccttggttttgcaaATTTCCTATGCCGCTTTGTTGcaaacttcagccacatggcctGGCCATTACATgacctggtcaagaaggatacacCTTGGAAGTGGGACACAAAAGAGCAGGAGGCCTTCCAGGAACTAAAGGATGCCATTACCAATGCTCCTGTACTTTGCCACACAAACCCTGCCAAACCATATTTCCTGGAGACAGACGCATCTGGCGCTGCcctaggttccatactcagtcacTGCCAAGAGGATGGATGTCTACACCCCCTAGGTTTCCTTTCCAAGTCATTCaagggtgccaaacagaattaTGATACGCACAACAAGGAGTTACTTGCTATCATAagatcctttgagtactggcatatcttcttggaaggaacagaaCACCCTGTTACAGTATTTATGGATCATTGGAACttagaatactggaaggaatcctgGAGGTTTAATTGCcaccatgcacaatggcaccttcTACTAGCtgggtataacttccaaatt CAATCagaccatgccaacattccgccagaaccccaatccatgctcccagaccccTTATTTGCCAACATTGCACTAGTCATGCCTGAAAAGGAACTACAACACCAGATTGAGTCATCATTAGACCAAGATGAATCTCTGGAAGAAATTTTGCAATTCCTACAGAACAAATCAAAGGCTCCACCATCCATCAAGCATGCCTTTAGAGACTACCAAACAGAGGAGGGTCTATTGTTCTACCAAGGAAGAATTGTAGTCCCTGATGTAGGTACCCTGAGAACAGACCTACTTCAGATCTTTCACAATAGCCCTCTGGCTGGGCACCCTGGCAGGCAACAGACCCTGGAATTGATATCATGCAgttactattggccaggcaTATGGGCCAacacctactggcatgtTGACTCTTGCAAGATCTGTCAACGCATCTGCAAGCCTAAGTATGCTCCCATTCCCCCACAACCACTTGAACTTCCATCATGGCCCTGGCAGCACATCtcctacaacatgattgtagatCTACCCAAAGATGGCAACCATGACTCCATACTCATAATTGTGGACAGTTTTACCAAATATGTCATTTtggtggaatgttccaagaagctcaaggtgCCAGAACTGGCAGACCTTTTCCTACGCCATGTTTGGAAGAAGTACAGGATGCTGGAGAAAACTGTCTCAGACCAAGGACAAGTATTCAATAACAAGTTCCTTAAGGCTCTGTACCAACACCTTGGGATAGACCCCCATTACTTgttggcctaccacccacagAGCA AACACTTCTTAAGGGCATACTCTGGAATCAATCAAGgggactgggtcaaatggcttcccatggcagaatttgcttACAACAATGTGGTACACAATGCAACTGGGAAAACCCCTTTCAAAGCCCTACATGGGTGGGAACCCACACTAATGCCAAGCAATGTGCCTACAAACGTACCTGAAGCAGATGATCTGGCCACCCAAATGGAgtcacaatggaaggaaatTGAATTGGCTCTCCGGCTATCTAAGTCACAAATGATAGCCagagaagaaggaagcccACTTGAGTTCAaaattggggaagaagcATGGCTAGATGCCAGGAACCTCAAACTCAAAACCCTGAGCCCAAGATTACCAAAAAAAGG AAGAGACAACAAAAGGGCCTGTGAAAACAGACCACTGCCAGTAACAATTGATGGGGAgaaagaatacaaggtagaaGGTATAACAGACATGAAAAAACAAGAcagaaaatggttcttcagggtaaaatggaagggctatggatcagaggagaatacctgggaaccaagggaaaacctcaaaaatgccaaaaaaatcctgaaaaaatTTGAAAAGGATATGAAAGAAAAGGCCCTTggtgctgccaaggcccttagagggggggcagtgttgtag
- a CDS encoding Reverse transcriptase (RNA-dependent DNA polymerase): protein MILCDFPTEPIKTLIDSGATSNFISPGLVKKLKIPKTLLENPQVVRMLDGTLSQTGYIWHQVQLAVLANGHPHTIPFLVCPIGNTLAILGMTWLTTESPLIDWQQGLVTFPEQVQIASKEEADLDPLADLPTQYHEEYDIAIDLVPGAKLSPGPIYSMTNAESRALKQHIDEELATGKICPSTSSTGTPVMFVKKANGSLQLVVDYRKLNDVTHKNVYLLPRQDNLMAKLQHTKMFTKLDLRWGYNNIQIKKGDKWKTAFRTKYGLFEYLVMPFGLTNAPAAFQHFMNNLFRDLIDVTVVIYLDNILIFSKKPEDHPAHVKEVLSRLMTNQLFCKLSKCHFHVTMVDYLGIVISPAGFSMDQKKIEAVTSWPQPKTIKQVQGFLGFVNYLCCFIPNFSSVACPLHNLTKKDSPWSWGNPEEEAFQELKALVTKAPVLIHSNPNLPYYLETDASGVAMGAILSQQGEDNCLHLELLAIIKALEEWHIFLEATDKPVQVFTDHWNLEYWMQACTFNRRHAHWWIFLSNFNFEIHYCLGKESGKPDALSRQADNTNVSQELEVMLPLEVFANTSEEELGIVTEIQSKLKEDPSLEQIIKLLTEDADKALPSIQKAYRDYDWEEDLLEFHDSPLAGHPGQQRTLELISRNYWWPGMKSSAKEWVECCPVCQANQQAHAPVIALKPLEVLPYPFHTILYNFITGFPKSQGNNAILVVIDSFSKFGHFIPTSKKLHGLPVKTISDCGTTFTGKFLRALYQQLDIKPSFSSAYHLESNGQTERVNQFIEFYLRSYVAADHSDWSTWLPLAEYAYNNAKHAATGKTPFELVYRRNLVMSPSNSPANVLEANKVADTLAREWKEAESALRMTKEQTAGTKGIIPEYSVGEKVWLDAKNVVIWSNFNKLDPKRLGPFEITKKISSLILFPERPHPETIEGEEEYKVEQIIDSKRQQGKWFYLIKWKGYSPEDNSWKPEELLEHSQEEISCFNKSQLKKACDSAKSL, encoded by the exons ATGATATTATGTGATTTTCCAACAGAACCCATCAAAACCCTtattgattcaggcgccacctctaacttcatctcccctgGCCTGGTCAAAAAattaaaaatcccaaaaaccctacttgaaaatccacaagtagtgagaatgttagatggtaccctttcacagactggttacatatggcaccaggtccaacttgcagtcttggccaatggccatccccacactatccctttccttgtttgccccataggcaacactcTGGCAATtttaggcatgacatggctaaCCACAGAATCCCCcctcattgattggcaacagggactagtcacattccctgaacaagtacaaattgcctccaaagaagaagcagacttGGATCCCTTAGCAGACCTCCCCACTCAAtatcatga ggagtatgatattGCAATTGACCTTGTCCCTGGCGCTAAGCTCTCCCCTGGACCCATCTACAGTATGACCAATGCAGAATCCAGGGCACTCaagcaacacattgatgaggagTTAGCTACAGGGAAGATCTGCCCTAGTACTTCCTCTACTGGcaccccagtcatgtttgtcaagaaggcCAATGGATCCCTACaactggttgttgactataGGAAGCTCAATGATGTCACTCACAAAAATGTGTATCTACTCCCCAGACAAGACAACCTAATGGCTAAACTCCAACACACCAAAATGTTCACTAAATTGGATTTGCgctggggttataacaacaTACAAATCAAGAagggtgacaaatggaaaacggcctttagaaccaaatatgggttgTTTGAATACTTagtaatgccttttggtctAACAAATGCTCCAGCTgcattccaacattttatgaacaacctgttcagggaccttATTGATGTTACTGTGGttatctacttggacaacatcctgatcttctccaaAAAACCAGAGGATCATCCAGCCCATGTAAAGGAAGTTCTGTCCAGACTAATGACAAATCAGTTGTTTTGCAAATTGTccaaatgccacttccatgttacAATGGTTGactaccttggcattgtcatatccccagctggtttctccatggatcaaaagaagattgaagcAGTCACCTCATGGCCCCAGCCCAAGACAATCAAGCAAGTCCAAGGATTCCTAggctttgtcaactacctttgctgtttcatccccaacttcagctctgTTGCATGCCCCCTCCACaatctcacaaaaaaggattccccctggtcatggggtaaccctGAAGAAGAAGCGTTCCAAGAGCTGAAAGCCCTTGTTACCAAGGCACCGGTCCTCATCCACTCAAATCCCAATTTACCCTACTAtcttgaaacagacgcatcaggagtagctatgggagccatactTAGTCAGCAAGGGGAAGATAACTGTTTACATCTG gaacttctggctatcatcaaggcGCTGGAAGAATGGCACATCTTCTTAgaagcaacagacaaacCAGTACAGGTGTTTACAGACCATtggaatctggagtactggatgcaggcctGCACATTCAATAGGAGGCATGCACATTGGTGGatattcctgagcaacttcaattttgaaatccactactGCCTGGGAAAagaatcaggaaagccagatgCCCTGTCCAGGCAAGCAGATAACACAAATGTATCCCAAGAGCTGGAAGTCATGCTCCCATTAGAAGTTTTTGCCAATACATCTGAAGAGGAACTGGGaattgtcacggaaattCAAAGCAAGCTAAAGGAAGACCCCTCCCTGGAGCAGATCATAAAATTGTtgacagaagatgcagaCAAAGCCCTGCCATCAATCCAAAAGGCCTATagggattatgactgggaggaagatctCCT GGAATTTCATGACTCCCCCTTGGCAGGTCATCCAGGTCAACAAAGAACCCTTGAGCTCATCAGTAGGAATTACTGGTGGCCTGGGATGAAATCctcagccaaggaatgggttgagtGCTGCCCAGTATGCCAAGCTAACCAACAAGCCCATGCACCAGTGATTGCCCTGAAACCTCTGGAAGTCCTGCCATACCCCTTTCACACCATTTTGTACAACTTCATCACTGGGTTCCCCAAGTCTCAAGGAAACAATGCCATCCTAGTGGTCATAGATTCCTTTTCAAagtttggccacttcatccccacttcaaagaag CTCCATGGGTTACCAGTCAAAACTATCTCAGACTGTGGAACCACATTCActgggaaattcctaagggcgcTTTATCAACAACTTGATATCAAACCATCTTTCTCCTCTGCATATCACCTGGAATCcaatggacaaacagagagggttaaccaattcattgagttctaccttaGATCATACGTTGCGGCAGATCATTCAGACTGGTCCACCTGGTTACCATTGGCAgaatacgcatacaacaacgccaaacaTGCTGCCACTGGGAAGACCCCCTTTGAGCTAGTTTACAGAAGGAACCTGGTTATGAGTCCATCCAACAGTCCAGCAAATGTCCTGGAAGCCAACAAGGTAGCAGACACCCTAGCtagggaatggaaggaggctGAGTCAGCACTCAGGATGACAAAGGAACAGACAGCTGGGACCAAAGGAATAATCCCTGAATATTCTGTTGGGGAAAAAGTATGGCTAGATGCAAAAAATGTGGTAATCTGGTCCAACTTCAACAAATTGGACCCAAAGCGCCTGGGACCATTTGAGATCACCAAAAAAATTTCCAGTCTTATT CTGTTCCCAGAACGCCCCcatcctgaaacaatagaaggggaggaggaatacaaagtagagcAGATCATAGACTccaaaaggcaacaaggaaagtggttctatctgatcaaatggaaaggttacagcccagaagacaactcatggAAACCAGAAGAGCTGTTGGAGCATAGCCAAGAAGAAATTAGCTgtttcaacaagtcacaattgaaaaaggcttgtgactctgccaagagcctttga
- a CDS encoding Retrotransposon-derived protein PEG10, which produces MTDKAANWALPIIGTIIKGKGSPPTTIPALTAKFKEAFANPDAKRAATRKSAALTQTTTTSEYVTKFCNLIAELDWNKEAYIAQYMHGLHWKVKELLSTKDNIPDNLEAIFAASIKIDNTHWENKENCPKKQPTKSLVTATTSTTTTHRVCLSEDPNYVTPEERHCRQAANLCVKCGQKGHGIKQCPNGWKATIKEAAKIGQDKLEKE; this is translated from the coding sequence atgacagataagGCCGCCAATtgggccctccccatcattggaaCCATCATAAAGGGCAAGGGAAGCCCCCCAACTACCATTCCAGCTttaacagccaaattcaaggaggcctttgccaaccctgatgccaagAGGGCGGCCACAAGGAAGAGTGCTGCGctgactcagacaaccactaCGTCTGAGTATGTTACCAAATTCTGCAATCTCATAgcggaacttgattggaacaaggaggcatacattgcccagtaCATGCatggccttcactggaaggtcaaggaactcctgtccacaaAGGACAATATCCCTGACAACTTGGAGGCTATTTTTGCTGCctccatcaaaattgacaatacccattgggaaaacaaggagaactgTCCAAAGAAGCAGCCAaccaagtccctggtcactgcaaccacttccaccactaccacccaTAGGGTCTGCctatcagaagaccccaattATGTTACCCCAGAAGAAAGGCATTGCCGCCAGGCTGCCAATCTTTGTGTCAAATGTGGTCAGAAGGGTCATGGAATCAAGCAATGTCCCAATGGTtggaaagccaccatcaAGGAAGCTGCCAAGATTGGCCAGGACAagttggaaaaagagtaa
- a CDS encoding Retrotransposon gag protein: MFPTNQEVLSFLLMNMKDSARAWAHPHLDQLGSHWAIIQTVKGFKLEFLAAFSNPDATRAAKQKITSLTQSSTCVDYITKLRTLAMELDWNDVALRGQFACSLRWEVSCQIATCKHCPQTLLELQNTALVIDNALREERASHLPKDNKYSKQSNPARGTSTSQQATSSRKLSNNPNYILEEEGNCCCTAGTCIKCSKMGHKFAECCTGWKGTPIKEGTKKEAAKIGKESGPTSGKD; encoded by the coding sequence ATGTTCCCTACCAATCAAGAGGTTCTCTCCTTCCTCttaatgaacatgaaggactctgccagggcctgggcccaccctcaccttgaccagcttggatcacactGGGCAATCATCCAGACAGTCAAAGGATTCAAGTTGGAGTTTTTGGCAGCATTCAgcaaccctgatgccacaagaGCTGCCAAGCAGAAGATCACATCCCTCACCCAGTCCAGCACATGCGTGGATTATATCACAAAGCTCAGaaccctggcaatggaactggactggaatgatgtggcccttagaggccagtttgcctgCAGCCTCCGCTGGGAAGTCAGctgccaaattgctaccTGCAAACACTGCCCCCaaaccctccttgagctgcaaaacacagcacttgtcattgacaaTGCTCTCAGAGAAGAGCGCGCTAGCCATCTGCCAAAGGACAATAAGTATAGCAAGCAATCCAAccctgcaagggggacaagtaccagccaacaAGCCACCAGCTCAAGGaagctctccaacaaccccaaTTACAtcttggaagaggaagggAATTGCTGCTGCACTGCTGGCacctgcatcaaatgcagcaaAATGGGACataagtttgcagaatgttgcactggctggaaaggcACCCCTATCAAGGAAGGGACCAAaaaagaagccgccaagattggcaaagaatcTGGCCCCACCTCAGGAAAAGattaa